In Dysidea avara chromosome 3, odDysAvar1.4, whole genome shotgun sequence, a single window of DNA contains:
- the LOC136250312 gene encoding nucleotide-binding oligomerization domain-containing protein 2-like, with the protein MSHLEVDQLKKIAEVTSVPLLKDLQNYVTPRYAVRWRVIGTQLGLPKGRLDIIEYDHFYKAEPCCNAMWERWLDVDTSASWGKLFEVIESPAVSTEQAVGAKVVSELSIRVSQVSIQTRFAVDKDAWPPNQPKDFTPLLLVYHQGVVDLVSTSSIYKCQQLDSHETLTEVPDATKTTYELIDILAPLKKSNDPQFILVEGLPGIGKSALLQEISYRWSKKQLPVLQKFNLVLLVQLRNLDVQKISLINDLFELFIKGDPRAAEIAATCSRYFFKNAGEDLLFLFDGFDELPENLQKDGLIAYILNRKVLPRCGLVVSSRPHTSLVLRPLATVTVNILGFAEEQRKLFILQQLKEHPQRVAELTEYLASHPTINGLCYVPFTMVALLYLYSQEVSLPVNSVDLYHRFICLTICRHLAKSSHPLESPISELAHIPEPCNTIIKQLAMLSLKALNSNKLTFTLEEVKAACPYITVIPDGFGLLKVVQHYGITARTMTLEFLHFSIQEFLAAYCITQLPADEELMVLRGKFWSNIHANTFSIYTTLTKGQRPAFKLFLQQPSFLEPFKQLFSCGRENVPISSKFLSNQIKCFRLFRCFYEVGDKEICQSIENAKCFHNKDIDLTGISLSPYDVECVTLFLTRSSHKEWKKLCLYCCYIRDHGLCVLQRDLSCSDVTIKELDLSSNDLTKLSSSYISDLAIRCRVEMLWINGNHTIGEDLALYNMLTHHSSMLVRLGMGLVSLSSPSATVLFTALAQGNKLQWLYINNNNITDEACNALADSLKKNTSLLKLWMWHNDISSEAAQHLVQALHDNSTIQFLRLPDYPKDVEKTIRSLQEEVIKNRDSRGCLTKLYIKFS; encoded by the exons ATGAGCCATCTTGAAGTAGATCAGTTGAAGAAGATTGCCGAAG TTACCAGTGTTCCACTTCTGAAAGATTTACAAAACTATGTCACTCCACGCTATGCTGTTCGTTGGAGAGTCATAGGAACACAACTGGGTCTACCCAAAGGAAGACTTGACATCATAGAATATGACCACTTCTACAAAGCTGAGCCTTGCTGTAATGCAATGTGGGAGAGGTGGCTTGATGTGGATACCTCTGCTAGTTGGGGGAAGCTGTTTGAGGTGATTGAGTCACCGGCAGTGTCCACTGAACAAG CTGTAGGAGCAAAAGTAGTCTCTGAATTGTCCATAAGAGTGAGCCAAGTAAGCATACAAACACGGTTTGCTGTTGATAAAGATGCTTGGCCACCAAATCAACCGAAAGACTTCACCCCATTGCTTTTAGTTTACCATCAAG GTGTTGTTGATCTTGTGTCCACGAGTAGTATTTACAAGTGTCAACAGCTGGACAGCCATGAAACATTGACAGAAGTTCCTGATGCTACTAAAACAACATATGAACTCATAGATATCTTAGCTCCACTAAAAAAGAGCAACGATCCACAGTTTATTTTAGTTGAGGGGTTACCAGGCATTGGAAAATCTGCATTATTGCAAGAAATTTCATACAGGTGGAGTAAAAAACAACTACCAGTATTACAAAAATTCAATTTAGTACTTTTGGTACAGTTGCGTAACTTAGATGTGCAGAAAATATCACTCATCAATGACCTTTTTGAGCTGTTCATCAAGGGAGACCCGAGAGCCGCAGAAATTGCTGCTACATGTAGCAGATATTTCTTTAAGAATGCTGGTGAAGATCTTCTATTCCTTTTTGATGGCTTTGATGAACTACCAGAAAACTTGCAGAAAGATGGTCTGATTGCTTACATACTAAATCGTAAGGTGCTACCTAGATGTGGCTTGGTAGTGTCATCTCGTCCACATACCTCATTGGTGCTTCGGCCACTAGCTACTGTCACAGTTAACATCTTAGGCTTTGCTGAAGAGCAACGAAAGCTATTCATCCTGCAGCAATTAAAGGAACATCCACAGAGAGTTGCAGAGCTTACTGAGTATCTTGCAAGCCACCCCACAATTAATGGCCTTTGCTACGTTCCATTCACCATGGTGGCACTGCTTTATCTATATAGCCAGGAAGTTTCTCTTCCCGTTAATTCTGTGGACTTGTACCATCGTTTTATCTGCCTAACTATTTGTCGGCATCTTGCCAAATCTAGTCATCCTCTTGAATCACCCATTTCTGAGCTTGCCCACATTCCAGAGCCCTGCAATACAATCATCAAGCAGCTGGCAATGTTGTCTCTTAAAGCTCTTAATAGCAACAAGTTGACCTTTACGTTGGAGGAGGTAAAAGCAGCTTGTCCATATATCACAGTTATCCCAGATGGCTTTGGCCTGCTGAAAGTTGTACAGCACTATGGTATTACTGCTAGAACAATGACATTAGAATTTTTACATTTTTCCATACAAGAGTTTCTTGCAGCGTATTGCATCACACAACTTCCTGCAGATGAAGAATTGATGGTGCTCCGAGGGAAGTTCTGGAGTAATATTCATGCTAACACATTTTCTATTTACACTACGCTCACCAAAGGACAGCGACCAGCTTTCAAACTATTCCTCCAGCAACCTTCCTTTTTGGAACCTTTCAAGCAATTGTTCTCTTGTGGAAGAGAAAATGTACCCATTTCTAGTAAATTTCTAAGCAATCAAATCAAATGTTTTCGCCTCTTCCGTTGTTTTTATGAGGTGGGGGACAAAGAAATTTGTCAATCTATAGAAAATGCTAAGTGTTTTCATAATAAAGATATCGATCTCACTGGCATTAGCCTATCCCCTTATGATGTGGAGTGTGTCACACTTTTCCTTACCCGCTCATCCCACAAGGAATGGAAGAAGCTTTGTTTGTATTGCTGCTATATTCGAGACCATGGTCTTTGTGTATTGCAGCGTGATTTGTCCTGTAGTGATGTCACTATTAAAGAGCTGGACTTGTCGAGTAATGACCTTACCAAGTTGTCCTCCTCTTACATCAGTGACCTTGCTATCCGCTGTAGAGTGGAAATGCTATGGATTAATGGTAACCACACTATTGGAGAGGACCTTGCTCTGTACAACATGTTGACCCATCACTCCTCTATGTTAGTGAGACTGGGCATGGGGCTCGTCAGTTTATCATCTCCTTCAGCAACAGTCCTCTTCACTGCTCTAGCCCAGGGGAACAAACTGCAGTGGCTCTacattaacaataataacataACTGATGAAGCTTGCAATGCACTTGCTGATTCACTAAAGAAAAACACTTCCCTGCTCAAGCTGTGGATGTGGCACAATGACATCAGTTCAGAGGCTGCTCAACATCTAGTGCAAGCTCTCCATGATAACAGCACAATACAATTCCTAAGACTACCTGATTATCCTAAAGATGTTGAGAAGACAATTAGATctttacaggaagaagtaatcAAGAACAGAGATAGTAGAGGGTGTCTAACAAAGTTGTACATTAAATTTTCATGA